One Chryseobacterium sp. StRB126 genomic region harbors:
- a CDS encoding Na+/H+ antiporter, translating into MHTVLPFLLAMIAAIVLLNMWAAKLKIAYPILLVVFGLLVSFIPGLPAVKINPDLIFFIFLPPLLFEAAWSISFKEMKRWWRIIGSFAFLVVFFTAFSVAIAANYFIPGFTIALGFLLGGIVSPPDAVSTGAIMKFVKIPNTTAAVLEGESLLNDASSLIIFRFALIAVGTGQFVWEDASLEFLWMMIGGSGIGLLLAWIFVQAHKNLPTDASSDIALTLIEPYLMYWVAEQFHSSGVLAVVCGGLYMSGKRLIFLNSTSRIRGYSVWESFVFILNGIVFLIIGLELPEIVGGLRSEGIALKTAINYGVLVTVILIAARIISSYAAMIATIIFRPSVALRASSMRRRLMMPILLGWTGMRGVVSLAAALAIPITLENGTPFPNRNLILFITFVVILLTLLVQGLTLPYFIKYGKVFEDFIDEEKEELARKEIKQKLRQHVYHFLKNKHESELYSDAGIERLLRHWEEKNKANDAEWMNEKVKAVFIEMLESQRQFLTELNKDVSIDEEIIRHQLFQLDLEEERLKMI; encoded by the coding sequence ATGCACACCGTTTTACCCTTTTTATTGGCCATGATAGCTGCTATTGTATTATTAAACATGTGGGCTGCTAAATTAAAAATTGCTTATCCGATTTTGCTGGTTGTATTTGGACTTCTTGTAAGTTTTATACCCGGTTTACCCGCTGTAAAGATCAATCCGGATCTTATCTTTTTTATATTTTTACCCCCATTATTATTTGAGGCTGCTTGGTCAATTTCCTTTAAAGAAATGAAGAGATGGTGGCGTATCATTGGAAGCTTTGCTTTCCTTGTTGTATTTTTTACTGCGTTCTCAGTTGCCATCGCTGCCAATTATTTTATTCCGGGATTTACTATTGCTCTGGGGTTCTTATTGGGAGGCATAGTGTCTCCGCCAGATGCTGTAAGTACAGGAGCTATTATGAAATTTGTGAAAATCCCCAATACGACTGCCGCTGTTTTGGAAGGAGAAAGTTTACTTAATGATGCTTCTTCACTTATTATTTTTCGTTTTGCATTAATCGCTGTAGGAACCGGACAGTTTGTATGGGAGGATGCTTCTTTAGAGTTCTTATGGATGATGATCGGAGGATCAGGAATTGGACTATTACTGGCCTGGATTTTTGTACAGGCCCATAAAAATCTCCCTACGGATGCTTCTTCAGATATTGCATTAACTTTAATTGAACCTTACTTAATGTATTGGGTGGCAGAACAGTTCCATAGCTCCGGAGTATTGGCTGTTGTATGTGGTGGATTATATATGTCTGGTAAAAGATTGATATTTTTAAACAGTACCAGTCGCATTAGAGGATATAGTGTCTGGGAAAGTTTTGTATTTATACTGAATGGGATTGTATTTTTAATTATCGGATTGGAGCTTCCCGAAATTGTAGGAGGGTTGCGCTCTGAGGGAATAGCTTTAAAAACGGCAATTAATTATGGAGTATTAGTGACTGTTATTCTTATTGCAGCCAGAATAATAAGCTCCTATGCTGCAATGATTGCCACGATTATTTTTCGTCCCTCTGTAGCTCTCAGAGCGTCTTCCATGAGAAGACGCCTGATGATGCCTATTTTACTTGGATGGACGGGAATGCGAGGAGTGGTATCTCTGGCAGCTGCACTGGCTATTCCTATAACTCTCGAAAATGGGACTCCTTTTCCAAATAGGAATCTTATATTATTCATCACTTTTGTAGTGATACTACTTACCCTTTTGGTACAAGGGCTTACATTACCTTATTTTATAAAATATGGAAAAGTATTTGAGGATTTTATAGATGAAGAAAAAGAAGAACTGGCCCGGAAGGAAATCAAACAAAAATTAAGACAACATGTTTATCATTTTCTTAAGAATAAACATGAAAGTGAACTTTATAGCGATGCAGGAATAGAACGCTTGTTAAGACACTGGGAAGAAAAAAATAAAGCCAATGATGCAGAATGGATGAACGAGAAAGTGAAAGCTGTTTTTATCGAAATGCTTGAAAGCCAGAGACAGTTTCTCACAGAACTTAATAAGGATGTATCAATTGATGAAGAGATCATTCGTCATCAGCTTTTCCAGCTTGATTTGGAAGAAGAGCGTTTGAAAATGATTTAA
- a CDS encoding M15 family metallopeptidase, producing the protein MDKVTSERIQFLHPLVREEVKQIIKECDQALTGRAKIRITQGLRSFEEQEKLYAIGRITSGKKVTNAKAGQSIHNYGLAVDICLMIDGKTASWDTVKDWDNDKVADWYECVKIFAKHGWDWGGNWKTFKDLPHFEKKTIPSKKGLVKTSWRALLKMPRDPQNYVVF; encoded by the coding sequence ATGGACAAAGTAACATCAGAAAGAATCCAATTCCTTCACCCACTGGTCAGGGAAGAAGTAAAGCAGATCATTAAAGAATGTGACCAAGCACTTACCGGCAGAGCCAAGATAAGAATCACCCAGGGATTAAGATCTTTTGAAGAGCAGGAAAAACTTTACGCGATCGGAAGAATAACATCCGGAAAAAAGGTGACAAATGCCAAAGCAGGACAAAGTATTCACAATTATGGTCTTGCCGTAGACATCTGCCTGATGATTGATGGAAAAACAGCCAGCTGGGACACTGTAAAAGACTGGGATAATGATAAGGTAGCCGATTGGTATGAATGTGTGAAAATTTTCGCAAAACATGGCTGGGATTGGGGCGGAAACTGGAAAACGTTTAAAGACCTTCCCCACTTTGAAAAAAAGACAATTCCATCGAAAAAAGGACTTGTAAAAACAAGCTGGAGAGCACTTTTGAAGATGCCCAGAGATCCACAAAATTATGTTGTTTTTTAA
- a CDS encoding patatin-like phospholipase family protein, with the protein MKKTTILSLDGGGIRGIITCIILRYIEEQLQYYDKPSAKLGDYFDLVAGSSTGGLIASIILCPDEVRKAKYSIQKGLELYAEKGGDIFQVSFWEKLVNPFGLLNEKISQEALEKNLNDFFGNLELKELIKPCLITSYDIENRRAKLFNSCEAHLSTDNFYVKDVCRATSAAPTYFSPVQIKSMYGQIFSLIDGGMFANNPALCAYAEARKIPFAEVLKNHQKANHPGVNDMIMISIGTGIEARPYPFKRLEKAGKIGWVSPIIDILMSANAETVDYQLSQMFQTLGLRNQKNYYRLNPSLKNASPAMDNVRRSNIENLIQAGLSYIDDNRETLNQIVQKLIRNKV; encoded by the coding sequence ATGAAAAAGACAACCATTCTTTCTTTGGACGGGGGCGGAATAAGGGGAATTATTACCTGTATTATTCTGCGTTACATAGAAGAACAGCTCCAGTATTATGATAAACCAAGTGCTAAACTTGGAGATTATTTTGATCTGGTGGCAGGCAGCAGCACAGGAGGGCTGATTGCTTCTATTATTCTATGTCCCGATGAAGTTCGTAAAGCAAAGTATTCTATCCAGAAAGGATTAGAATTGTATGCTGAAAAGGGCGGTGATATCTTCCAGGTTTCCTTTTGGGAAAAACTGGTTAATCCATTTGGATTATTGAATGAAAAAATTTCTCAGGAAGCACTTGAGAAAAACCTGAACGACTTTTTTGGAAATTTAGAACTAAAAGAATTAATAAAACCCTGTTTAATAACAAGTTATGATATAGAAAACAGAAGAGCAAAGCTTTTCAACTCATGTGAAGCCCATCTCAGCACAGATAATTTCTATGTAAAAGATGTTTGCAGAGCAACATCCGCAGCGCCTACCTATTTCAGCCCGGTACAGATCAAATCTATGTATGGGCAGATCTTCAGCCTGATTGATGGGGGTATGTTTGCCAATAATCCTGCTCTTTGTGCTTATGCGGAAGCCAGAAAGATTCCTTTTGCAGAGGTTTTAAAAAATCATCAGAAAGCCAATCATCCCGGAGTAAACGATATGATTATGATATCTATCGGAACAGGAATTGAAGCCAGACCTTATCCTTTTAAAAGGCTGGAAAAGGCTGGAAAAATTGGCTGGGTAAGCCCAATCATCGATATTTTAATGTCTGCCAACGCAGAAACCGTAGATTATCAGCTTTCTCAAATGTTCCAGACTTTAGGATTGAGAAATCAGAAAAATTACTACCGTCTGAATCCATCATTAAAAAATGCTTCTCCGGCCATGGATAATGTAAGGCGCTCTAATATTGAGAATTTGATACAGGCTGGATTAAGCTATATTGATGATAACAGGGAAACCTTGAATCAGATTGTCCAGAAGCTCATCAGGAACAAAGTATAA
- a CDS encoding leucine-rich repeat domain-containing protein: MKTKEELKLYFENGDIPRQEDFWAWQDSYWHKEEKIDMTKIAGLENGFPRLNDYYAKIDAEGNATFAHLLVKKLYIEPGTLYIPDRFVYANYINEVYFANSVTRIGVEAFAVNSFKSVTLPQQLKTINEKAFMGNELASLIIPEGVTEIKESAFEYNKLTSLYIPATVSKIGPKAFNNNPNLSMVKLDKYTQYYPDSFDPKTTVSGGTLISEM, translated from the coding sequence ATGAAAACAAAAGAAGAACTAAAGCTCTATTTCGAAAATGGAGATATCCCAAGGCAGGAAGATTTCTGGGCGTGGCAGGACTCATACTGGCATAAAGAGGAAAAAATTGACATGACTAAAATCGCAGGTCTTGAAAATGGATTTCCCCGTCTCAATGATTATTATGCAAAAATAGATGCTGAAGGCAATGCTACTTTCGCCCATCTTCTAGTCAAAAAATTATACATCGAACCTGGAACATTATATATTCCTGACCGCTTTGTCTATGCCAATTATATCAATGAAGTATATTTTGCCAATAGTGTCACCCGCATTGGGGTAGAAGCTTTCGCTGTTAATTCTTTCAAATCAGTAACACTTCCTCAGCAGTTGAAAACGATTAATGAAAAAGCCTTTATGGGTAACGAGCTTGCCTCATTAATCATTCCTGAAGGCGTAACCGAAATTAAAGAATCTGCTTTCGAATACAATAAGCTTACCTCGCTATACATTCCGGCTACAGTATCAAAAATTGGCCCTAAAGCATTCAATAACAACCCGAATTTAAGCATGGTGAAGCTGGACAAATACACCCAGTATTATCCTGATTCATTTGATCCTAAAACAACAGTATCAGGGGGAACGCTCATTAGTGAAATGTAA